A genome region from Bradyrhizobium sp. WSM1417 includes the following:
- a CDS encoding MrcB family domain-containing protein has protein sequence MLELDKVFADYLPNSEQVVGGVKIRRKLTSGNDLEVDTTITKELPKLIEQLVSDSGRDVNKYRIYGSVGQINWTLAYIPWVAILRRDISTSTERGYYVVLLFSQDMQNCFLSLNQGFTQFRKAFGDTIGNKKIAQVASLAIETLRPPAGLIAGRLDLRATNTLGKGYENGAIVSRRYGVGEEISSDKFRNDLIQLMDLYDGLVTKLGSNLLDHLQSMSSEEYQEAANEIATEPSSKSLPEGGLPRPPKVNGMQAGKYQRNPEMAAIAIQSASHQCEMGPGHTTFTSRKTKKPFVEAHHLIPMQCQGDFEVSLDVPENIVALCPGCHRKFHHARFGDLKSQLAILFSARNEALRTRSIGIELNMLNKIYKSDVDED, from the coding sequence ATGCTCGAGCTGGACAAGGTCTTCGCAGACTACCTTCCAAATTCGGAGCAAGTCGTTGGCGGCGTCAAGATCAGACGAAAACTGACGTCCGGGAATGATCTTGAAGTCGATACTACGATCACCAAGGAATTGCCCAAGCTTATTGAGCAGCTTGTCTCGGACTCTGGAAGAGACGTCAATAAATATCGAATATACGGGTCTGTTGGCCAAATAAATTGGACCCTCGCCTACATCCCATGGGTCGCCATTCTACGGCGAGACATCTCGACGTCCACCGAGCGTGGGTACTACGTTGTCCTGCTATTTAGTCAGGACATGCAGAATTGCTTCCTCTCGCTCAATCAAGGCTTTACCCAATTTCGGAAGGCGTTTGGTGATACCATAGGCAACAAGAAAATCGCCCAGGTAGCTAGCTTGGCGATCGAGACGTTGCGGCCCCCCGCTGGACTAATTGCTGGTCGGCTCGACCTCCGTGCGACCAACACGCTCGGAAAAGGCTACGAAAATGGTGCGATCGTCAGTCGCCGCTATGGCGTCGGAGAAGAAATCTCGAGCGATAAATTCCGAAATGACCTCATTCAGCTCATGGACCTGTACGACGGGCTGGTAACGAAGCTAGGCTCTAATTTACTAGATCACCTCCAATCAATGTCCTCAGAAGAATATCAGGAGGCCGCCAACGAAATCGCAACGGAGCCATCAAGCAAATCATTGCCAGAAGGGGGATTGCCGCGTCCCCCCAAAGTCAACGGAATGCAGGCGGGCAAATATCAGCGCAACCCCGAGATGGCAGCGATCGCAATTCAATCCGCCAGCCATCAGTGCGAAATGGGACCTGGCCATACGACTTTCACCTCACGAAAGACCAAAAAGCCATTCGTTGAAGCCCACCACTTGATCCCAATGCAGTGCCAGGGCGACTTTGAGGTTAGCTTGGACGTTCCGGAAAACATTGTGGCGTTGTGCCCGGGATGCCATCGGAAGTTTCACCACGCGCGATTCGGTGACCTCAAATCGCAACTCGCGATATTATTCTCCGCGCGGAACGAGGCGCTGAGAACGCGGAGCATCGGCATAGAGCTCAATATGCTGAATAAGATCTATAAGAGCGACGTCGATGAGGATTGA
- a CDS encoding helix-turn-helix domain-containing protein — protein MTNSEDSIGDDLRWVETLTLVINEFRNISSDITANQMLVLLHAGAKPGITQKELSSACGVADGTISRICALMSDRGHQGREGLNVLSIDPIPGDYRSKGQKLIGAGKKMYGNVRDLMSSK, from the coding sequence GTGACTAACAGCGAGGACAGCATCGGCGATGATCTGCGGTGGGTTGAGACACTTACACTCGTCATCAACGAGTTCAGAAATATTAGTTCCGACATCACCGCGAACCAGATGCTGGTTCTACTGCACGCTGGCGCGAAGCCGGGCATAACCCAGAAGGAGCTGTCGTCGGCTTGCGGGGTGGCAGACGGCACTATCTCGCGCATCTGCGCACTTATGTCCGACCGTGGACACCAAGGCCGCGAAGGACTGAACGTCCTGAGCATCGATCCAATTCCCGGAGACTACCGTTCCAAGGGGCAGAAGCTAATCGGTGCAGGCAAGAAGATGTACGGCAACGTTCGTGATCTGATGTCCTCGAAGTGA
- a CDS encoding transposase yields the protein MQPALYPQDFRTALIPPASGKRRRNPRTVTMPERVGPHVKLVFAEMARQKLRYLDVAERSGVQHATLKAWRKKNRAGLESLEAVLATLGFGLVPVAALEALDPELAGELIALALKMRMNVPQTWAALIDIGVEQKLLRMRAEDRAAILVDHDARMAGHANDNVKQQRGSEVASSTK from the coding sequence ATGCAGCCCGCGCTTTATCCGCAAGATTTTCGTACCGCGCTAATTCCGCCGGCTTCCGGAAAGCGCCGGAGAAACCCGCGCACGGTGACTATGCCTGAGAGAGTGGGTCCGCATGTGAAGCTCGTCTTCGCAGAAATGGCGCGGCAAAAACTGCGCTACCTCGATGTGGCCGAACGTAGCGGCGTGCAACATGCTACGCTAAAGGCCTGGAGAAAAAAGAACAGGGCCGGTCTTGAGAGTTTGGAGGCGGTGCTAGCAACGCTTGGGTTCGGCCTCGTCCCCGTCGCCGCGCTCGAAGCGCTTGACCCCGAACTCGCAGGCGAACTCATCGCGCTCGCCCTCAAGATGCGAATGAATGTCCCGCAGACCTGGGCTGCCCTGATCGATATTGGGGTCGAGCAAAAGCTCCTCCGCATGCGGGCCGAGGACCGCGCCGCCATTCTGGTTGACCACGATGCGCGCATGGCGGGCCACGCTAACGACAACGTGAAACAACAGCGCGGCAGTGAAGTGGCGTCTTCAACGAAGTAA